Proteins encoded by one window of Xiphias gladius isolate SHS-SW01 ecotype Sanya breed wild chromosome 15, ASM1685928v1, whole genome shotgun sequence:
- the si:dkey-27j5.5 gene encoding dexamethasone-induced Ras-related protein 1, producing the protein MEMGSLSNGAQTTPIPVPHQLSCSTIDGSQFHVNVDGQCAGSSKVLLAYRNASQHLSSSGIKAGLGILKVATSQWKQEKKTRPGAAVRQLSTANSSQPCKRSPLDQLAALVLHGQTWHRQIGQEHRQDALYSTKPQNCKRIVVLGAPRVGKTSILRRYLRDGFVEEYSPTSEDFLRKMFRIRGETYQIDILDASRERDFPAKRRLSILTGDIFLLVFSLDDRSSLEEVCALRTEILAAKSKLTKSSVPEQCAQPQVPLLVCANKVDLLQSERGISKAEVLQALGDDCAYFETSAKDSTNLEKVFETLAKRGGLPTETGPSQHRKVSLRSYQAIWSGSAAGRGSRAPGRDDPCGALYPLARRPSFSSDLRQVIGPHTARKPGKALEKCPIQ; encoded by the exons ATGGAAATGGGCAGCCTCTCCAACGGCGCACAGACTACCCCAATCCCTGTTCCGCACCAGCTCAGCTGCTCCACCATTGATGGGTCGCAGTTCCATGTTAATGTGGACGGGCAGTGCGCCGGGTCCTCCAAAGTCTTACTGGCTTACCGAAACGCGTCGCAGCACCTGAGTTCATCGGGGATTAAAGCAGGTTTGGGGATACTTAAAGTGGCCACGTCTCagtggaaacaggaaaagaagacGCGCCCAGGGGCAGCCGTGAGGCAACTGTCCACTGCCAACAGCAGCCAGCCCTGCAAGAGATCCCCGCTGGATCAGCTGGCAGCTCTGGTTCTCCACGGTCAAACCTGGCACCGCCAGATTGGCCAAGAGCACCGACAAGACGCCCTTTACTCGACCAAACCGCAGAACTGTAAGCGCATCGTGGTTCTTGGTGCGCCAAGGGTCGGCAAGACCTCCATCCTCAGACGATACCTTCGCGACGGGTTTGTGGAGGAATACAGTCCAACCTCCGAGGACTTCCTCAGGAAAATGTTTCGCATCCGTGGGGAGACCTACCAAATAGACATCCTGGACGCATCCAGGGAAAGGGACTTCCCAGCCAAGCGGCGGCTGTCCATCCTCACTG GAGACATTTTTCTTCTCGTATTCAGTCTGGATGACCGGAGTTCTTTGGAAGAGGTGTGTGCCCTGCGAACGGAGATTCTGGCTGCAAAATCCAAACTTACCAAGTCCTCTGTGCCAGAGCAGTGCGCACAGCCGCAGGTTCCCTTGTTGGTCTGCGCCAACAAGGTGGATCTCCTGCAGTCTGAGAGAGGTATATCAAAGGCAGAGGTGCTCCAAGCGCTCGGTGATGACTGTGCCTATTTTGAAACGTCTGCAAAGGACAGCACCAATCTAGAGAAAGTCTTCGAGACTTTGGCAAAGCGAGGCGGACTTCCGACTGAAACTGGCCCGTCTCAGCACCGCAAAGTCTCTCTTCGTTCGTACCAGGCGATATGGAGTGGCAGTGCAGCGGGGAGGGGGAGCCGGGCGCCGGGGCGCGATGACCCCTGCGGCGCCCTGTACCCACTTGCTCGTCGGCCGAGTTTTAGCAGTGATCTCCGACAAGTCATCGGGCCACATACGGCTAGAAAGCCCGGAAAAGCACTGGAGAAATGTCCGATTCAATGA